A part of Miscanthus floridulus cultivar M001 chromosome 6, ASM1932011v1, whole genome shotgun sequence genomic DNA contains:
- the LOC136461101 gene encoding uncharacterized protein, translating to MGFMELETTTKGSREEVPIPAMSAEMQAYMNDIAVNVDDTVDVEPMHEWDKDNPDISVGTCYPSMAKFRLAVRQHAIVKEFEYDTEHLDKERFMANYAALGCPWILRARTQHDGSVRGVHNYASTQKVVSRMAAIAWVAERVIPYLKRNPQMGAKELKEELNYKYKIDIPYQTMYNGRQRASDKLFGKWNDSFNYLFRFKAEIEQRSPRSVVEIDTVTDPKDGKIRFSRFFCAFRASIDGFLNDYRPYISVDSTALNGMWNGHMPIALALDGHNWMFPLAFGLFESKTKGKLGLVYGAT from the exons ATGGGGTTCATGGAGTTAGAGACAACCACAAAAGGATCTAGAGAAGAGGTGCCCATTCCAGCTATGTCAGCAGAGATGCAGGCATATATGAATGACATAGCTGTTAATGTTGATGATACAgttgatgtagaaccaatgcaTGAATGGGACAAGGACAATCCTGATATCAGTGTTGGCACATGCTATCCCAGCATGGCTAAGTTTAGGCTAGCTGTTAGGCAGCATGCTATAGTTAAGGAGTTTGAGTATGATACTGAGCATTTAGACAAAGAAAGGTTCATGGCTAATTATGCTGCTCTAGGCTGCCCATGGATTCTTAGAGCTAGAACCCAACATGATGGCAGTGTCAGG GGGGTCCATAACTATGCATCTACACAAAAGGTTGTCAGTAGGATGGCAGCTATAGCTTGGGTGGCTGAGAGAGTAATCCCCTACCTCAAGAGGAACCCACAAATGGGGGCTAAAGAACTCAAAGAAGAGCTAAATTACAAGTACAAGATTGACATCCCCTACCAGACAATGTACAATGGGAGGCAGAGAGCATCAGATAAGTTATTTGGTAAATGGAATGattcttttaattatttatttaggTTTAAGGCTGAGATAGAGCAGAGATCACCTAGAAGTGTTGTAGAGATAGACACTGTCACTGATCCTAAGGATGGGAAAATTAGGTTTAGCAGATTCTTCTGTGCATTCAGGGCTAGTATAGATGGATTCTTGAATGACTATAGGCCTTACATAAGTGTAGATTCCACTGCACTTAACGGGATGTGGAATGGCCACATGCCTATAGCCTTAGCTTTAGATGGCCACAATTGGATGTTTCCTCTAGCCTTTGGATTGTTTGAGTCAAAGACAAAAGGGAAACTAGGTCTGGTTTATGGAGCAACTTAG